One Microbacterium sp. W4I20 DNA window includes the following coding sequences:
- a CDS encoding carbohydrate ABC transporter permease has translation MTITGTTVTETRRLTVPDIAKSPRPKARVTVGGVVRVVGLALWLVITLFPLYWIALTSIKSPGTINRFPIEYWPSEPSFDNYVKLFQQSQFAVFLGNSALVAVVAGGVATLIALLSAYVIARFEFRGKGAVLVAFLLTQMIPAFIALGPLYSMMTELGLVDTKPGLILVYIAICIPFSTVMLRGFFENVPDALEEAAMIDGCSRLGALFRVLVPVMTPGIIAAFIFNFVNCWNELFLSVVLMNTDANRTVPSALNGFISTFNIDWGSMSAAAVLTILPTMAMFALASRWIVQGLTAGAVKE, from the coding sequence ATGACGATCACCGGAACGACGGTCACGGAGACCCGACGTCTCACCGTGCCGGACATCGCGAAGTCGCCCCGCCCGAAGGCGCGCGTCACCGTCGGCGGCGTGGTCCGCGTCGTGGGTCTGGCGCTGTGGCTCGTGATCACGCTCTTCCCGCTGTACTGGATCGCGCTGACGTCGATCAAGTCGCCGGGCACGATCAACAGGTTCCCCATCGAGTACTGGCCGAGCGAGCCCTCGTTCGACAACTACGTGAAGCTGTTCCAGCAGAGCCAGTTCGCGGTCTTCCTCGGCAACTCCGCCCTGGTGGCGGTCGTCGCCGGCGGGGTGGCGACATTGATCGCGCTGCTGAGCGCCTACGTGATCGCGCGCTTCGAGTTCCGCGGCAAGGGAGCGGTGCTGGTCGCGTTCCTGCTCACGCAGATGATCCCGGCGTTCATCGCGCTCGGACCGCTGTACTCGATGATGACCGAACTGGGTCTGGTCGACACCAAACCCGGACTCATCCTGGTCTACATCGCGATCTGCATCCCGTTCTCCACAGTCATGCTGCGCGGCTTCTTCGAGAACGTGCCGGATGCCCTGGAGGAAGCGGCGATGATCGACGGATGCTCCCGCCTCGGCGCCCTGTTCCGGGTGCTGGTGCCGGTCATGACCCCGGGCATCATCGCGGCGTTCATCTTCAACTTCGTCAACTGCTGGAACGAGCTGTTCCTGTCGGTGGTGCTGATGAACACCGACGCGAACCGCACCGTGCCGTCGGCGCTGAACGGGTTCATCTCGACGTTCAACATCGACTGGGGTTCGATGAGCGCCGCGGCGGTTCTGACGATCCTGCCGACCATGGCGATGTTCGCGCTCGCGAGCCGCTGGATCGTGCAGGGTCTGACGGCCGGTGCGGTCAAGGAGTAG
- a CDS encoding carbohydrate ABC transporter permease, protein MASALREGGVGTAPDRAAAGASPGPRRRPFRGRHALTLLAFMAPAIVFVCWFTYWPMLQGARMAFHDWNLWDLTSTPWVGFQNFVTVFQDPAFPVVAWNSILWVVGSLVPQLVIGFLIALALRKRFRFRGLYQALVFFPWAVSGFLIGMLFRWMFNAEFGVVNDLLMKAGLIDAPLPWLADPKLAMFAVIVANVWYGVTFFAIMILAALQSVPDEMLEAASLDGAGKVRQLFSIIIPYISMTLLLTILLRIIWIFNFPDIIYAMTNGGPANQTHIITTWMINYTQQGNYGIASAIGLIVVAFLFVFCAFYLMAMRRARR, encoded by the coding sequence GTGGCATCCGCCCTTCGTGAGGGAGGCGTCGGCACTGCTCCTGACAGAGCAGCTGCCGGTGCCTCCCCCGGCCCTCGCCGCCGGCCGTTCCGCGGCCGCCACGCGCTGACGCTCCTGGCGTTCATGGCGCCGGCGATCGTGTTCGTCTGTTGGTTCACCTATTGGCCGATGCTGCAGGGCGCCCGCATGGCCTTCCACGACTGGAACCTGTGGGACCTGACGTCCACCCCCTGGGTCGGGTTCCAGAACTTCGTCACGGTGTTCCAGGATCCGGCGTTCCCGGTCGTGGCGTGGAACTCGATCCTCTGGGTCGTCGGGTCGCTCGTGCCGCAGCTGGTGATCGGCTTCCTGATCGCCCTCGCGCTGCGCAAGCGGTTCCGCTTCCGCGGGCTCTACCAGGCGCTCGTGTTCTTCCCGTGGGCGGTGTCGGGATTCCTGATCGGGATGCTGTTCCGCTGGATGTTCAACGCCGAGTTCGGCGTCGTGAACGACCTGCTCATGAAGGCCGGCCTGATCGATGCACCGCTGCCGTGGCTGGCCGATCCGAAGCTCGCGATGTTCGCGGTGATCGTGGCGAACGTCTGGTACGGCGTCACGTTCTTCGCGATCATGATCCTCGCGGCGCTGCAGTCTGTGCCCGACGAGATGCTGGAGGCGGCGAGCCTCGACGGCGCCGGCAAGGTGCGGCAGCTGTTCTCGATCATCATCCCGTACATCTCGATGACGCTGCTGCTCACGATCCTGCTGCGCATCATCTGGATCTTCAACTTCCCCGACATCATCTACGCGATGACGAACGGCGGGCCGGCGAACCAGACGCACATCATCACGACCTGGATGATCAACTACACCCAGCAGGGCAACTACGGCATAGCCAGCGCGATCGGCCTGATCGTCGTCGCGTTCCTGTTCGTGTTCTGCGCGTTCTACCTGATGGCGATGCGGAGGGCACGGCGATGA
- a CDS encoding sugar ABC transporter substrate-binding protein, with product MKNKILTTAAGIGTVAVLALTGCSSGGGPSADGTVTLQMVESLTNPARTELIRGLLDEFEKENPKIKVNLVSPPTEQADAKIQQMLQSGKGVDVLEVRDITVGPFANNGWLHDLGSDLEKWDGWDALTDNAKSASVAEDGKSYFVPYGFYGLSLFYRTDLVEKAGFDGPPNSWKDLLEQASAIQDPSNNVYGYAFRGGPNANSNVVAAIEAYTIDGLNVDDAFLMEDGSTIFAAPEAQEAVDDYFDLFKEASPPSAVSWGYPEMVAGFTNGTTAFLLQDPEVIATVQDSSLTEDQWDTAPLLTGPSGKAAQPLAVAGWGVAEKSENTEAAVKLVEFLSSAEPATEFAQANSLVPIITEAADDEFYSTGPWTSYVTMTEDPDTYVNVRQPRGVSWWTEWIQKSDQDVQNVLLGNMSTSELLESWDVFWTEKYAAEKG from the coding sequence GTGAAGAACAAGATCTTGACGACAGCAGCAGGCATCGGCACCGTCGCCGTCCTGGCGCTCACCGGCTGCTCGTCCGGCGGCGGCCCGTCCGCCGACGGCACCGTCACCCTGCAGATGGTCGAGAGCCTGACCAACCCGGCGCGCACCGAGCTCATCCGGGGACTCCTCGACGAGTTCGAGAAGGAGAACCCGAAGATCAAGGTCAACCTGGTCTCGCCGCCCACCGAGCAGGCCGACGCGAAGATCCAGCAGATGCTGCAGTCCGGCAAGGGCGTCGACGTGCTCGAGGTGCGCGACATCACCGTCGGTCCGTTCGCGAACAACGGCTGGCTGCACGATCTCGGCTCCGACCTCGAGAAGTGGGACGGCTGGGACGCCCTCACCGACAACGCGAAGTCCGCATCCGTCGCCGAGGACGGCAAGAGCTACTTCGTCCCCTACGGCTTCTACGGCCTCTCGCTGTTCTACCGGACCGACCTCGTCGAGAAGGCCGGCTTCGACGGACCGCCGAACAGCTGGAAGGACCTGCTCGAGCAGGCATCCGCCATCCAGGACCCGTCGAACAACGTCTACGGCTACGCCTTCCGCGGCGGTCCCAACGCCAACAGCAACGTGGTGGCCGCCATCGAGGCGTACACGATCGACGGGCTGAACGTCGACGATGCCTTCTTGATGGAGGACGGCTCGACGATCTTCGCCGCCCCGGAGGCGCAGGAGGCTGTCGACGACTACTTCGACCTGTTCAAGGAAGCATCCCCGCCGTCCGCCGTGTCGTGGGGCTACCCCGAGATGGTCGCCGGCTTCACCAACGGCACCACCGCGTTCCTGCTGCAGGACCCCGAGGTCATCGCGACCGTGCAGGACTCCTCGCTGACCGAGGACCAGTGGGACACCGCTCCGCTGCTCACCGGGCCCTCGGGCAAGGCCGCGCAGCCGCTGGCCGTCGCCGGATGGGGTGTCGCCGAGAAGAGCGAGAACACCGAGGCGGCCGTGAAGCTGGTCGAGTTCCTCTCGTCGGCCGAGCCCGCCACCGAGTTCGCGCAGGCGAACAGCCTGGTGCCGATCATCACCGAGGCCGCCGACGACGAGTTCTACTCCACCGGCCCGTGGACGAGCTACGTCACGATGACCGAAGACCCCGACACCTACGTCAACGTGCGCCAGCCGCGCGGCGTCAGCTGGTGGACCGAGTGGATCCAGAAGTCCGACCAGGATGTGCAGAACGTGCTGCTCGGCAACATGTCGACCAGTGAGCTGCTGGAGTCGTGGGACGTCTTCTGGACGGAGAAGTACGCCGCGGAGAAGGGCTGA
- a CDS encoding aminotransferase class V-fold PLP-dependent enzyme: protein MQATDFPAPLRLKSFARARDAWPLDPQIVHLNHGSFGAVPSAVVAHQDALRRQADLSPVEWFPRIAERVLEARERTAPFVGARPEDAAFVPNASAAATVVYNALQLDGDDEILVTDQGYGAITMGAQRLARRFRATVRVVELPLLGSDDEIVELFADALTPRTRLIVVDQITSPTARLLPTRRIAELAAARGVRTLVDGAHAPGLIPDAAAVAGGDWWFGNLHKWPCAPRGSALLVTQAPDRDELWPLIDSWAANEPYPARFDTQGTIDATTYLATPAAIDFIETEFGWQQARETMTRMADAGAEIIAEGFRPYADADPLTPLPSPVPSMRLVRLPLGLGATREEADALRMDLLDEVGVETAFTSFRGIGYFRLSAHLYSEASDFEAFVERCIPQILQRAGIRSTESVIIP, encoded by the coding sequence ATGCAGGCCACCGACTTCCCCGCACCGCTCCGACTGAAGTCGTTCGCGCGCGCACGAGATGCCTGGCCGCTGGATCCGCAGATCGTCCACCTCAACCACGGCTCGTTCGGGGCCGTCCCCTCGGCCGTCGTCGCCCACCAGGACGCACTGCGACGACAGGCGGACCTCAGCCCGGTCGAGTGGTTCCCGCGCATCGCCGAGCGGGTGCTCGAGGCCCGCGAGCGCACCGCGCCCTTCGTCGGCGCACGCCCCGAGGACGCCGCCTTCGTGCCCAACGCGTCCGCCGCGGCGACCGTGGTCTACAACGCGCTGCAGCTCGACGGCGACGACGAGATCCTCGTCACCGACCAGGGCTACGGCGCGATCACCATGGGCGCGCAGCGCCTCGCCCGCAGGTTCCGCGCGACCGTCCGGGTCGTCGAGCTCCCCCTGTTGGGCTCCGACGACGAGATCGTCGAGCTCTTCGCCGATGCCCTCACCCCGCGCACAAGGCTCATCGTCGTCGACCAGATCACCTCACCCACGGCCCGCCTGCTGCCCACCCGCCGCATCGCGGAACTCGCCGCCGCCCGCGGTGTGCGCACCCTCGTCGACGGCGCCCACGCCCCCGGCCTGATTCCGGATGCCGCGGCCGTCGCGGGCGGCGACTGGTGGTTCGGCAACCTGCACAAGTGGCCCTGCGCCCCGCGCGGCTCCGCGCTGCTCGTGACCCAAGCCCCCGACCGTGACGAGCTCTGGCCCCTCATCGACTCCTGGGCCGCGAACGAGCCGTACCCCGCGCGCTTCGACACCCAGGGCACGATCGACGCGACGACCTACCTCGCCACCCCTGCGGCGATCGACTTCATCGAGACGGAGTTCGGCTGGCAGCAGGCGCGCGAGACCATGACGCGGATGGCGGATGCCGGTGCCGAGATCATCGCCGAGGGCTTCCGCCCCTACGCGGATGCCGACCCCCTCACCCCTCTCCCCTCGCCCGTCCCGTCGATGCGGCTCGTCCGCCTCCCGCTCGGCCTCGGCGCGACCAGGGAAGAGGCCGACGCCCTGCGCATGGACCTGCTCGACGAGGTCGGCGTCGAGACGGCGTTCACCAGCTTCCGCGGCATCGGCTACTTCCGCCTGTCGGCGCACCTGTACAGCGAAGCATCCGATTTCGAGGCCTTCGTCGAGCGCTGCATCCCGCAGATCCTCCAGCGCGCGGGCATCCGCTCCACCGAATCCGTCATCATCCCCTGA
- a CDS encoding FadR/GntR family transcriptional regulator, translating into MSALDKALHGLRALIADGVLQPGDRLPSEGELCERLGVSRGSLREAIRTLGALGVLETRHGSGSYVSELRAADLIGSLSLTVGLLPMAGVLELTELRRVLEPHAAALAAARIDAETLEKLDRVLDEIEASDDFEDHSRLDHQFHMTISRVAGNDALTSLIDVLRSRSRAYRIPDAGDAAELKLHSDAGHRAILRGLAAADPVAASAAASSHVAYTEYWVRRYTDVEG; encoded by the coding sequence ATGAGCGCGTTGGACAAAGCGCTGCACGGACTGCGGGCACTCATCGCCGACGGCGTGCTGCAGCCGGGCGACCGACTGCCGAGCGAGGGCGAGCTGTGCGAGCGGCTCGGGGTCTCCCGCGGTTCGCTGCGCGAGGCCATCCGCACACTCGGTGCCCTGGGCGTGCTCGAGACGCGGCACGGATCCGGCAGCTACGTCAGCGAGCTGCGGGCGGCCGATCTGATCGGGAGCCTCTCACTCACGGTCGGCCTGCTGCCGATGGCCGGTGTGCTCGAACTCACCGAGCTGCGTCGGGTGCTCGAGCCGCACGCCGCCGCGCTCGCCGCCGCGCGGATCGACGCCGAGACGCTGGAGAAGCTGGATCGCGTGCTGGATGAGATCGAGGCGAGCGACGACTTCGAGGACCACTCGCGGCTCGACCACCAGTTCCACATGACCATCTCGCGGGTCGCGGGCAACGACGCGCTCACGAGCCTGATCGACGTGCTGCGCTCGCGGTCGCGGGCCTACCGGATCCCGGACGCGGGCGACGCCGCAGAGCTCAAGCTGCACTCGGATGCCGGGCACCGCGCGATCCTTCGCGGACTTGCCGCCGCCGATCCGGTCGCGGCATCCGCTGCCGCGTCGTCACACGTGGCGTACACGGAGTACTGGGTGCGGCGCTACACCGACGTCGAGGGGTAG
- a CDS encoding glycine cleavage system protein R translates to MTTLILTVAGADRPGLVAAVADVVDAHGGNWENSSLAELAGTFAGVIEVSVADDRAAELQTALRTLQGQGLLTLAVLTGSAAADPEDEQLLSIQVLGNDRHGIVREISTVLSAHALSIEELATETRDAAMAGGRLFEASVTARVPASVDLDALRADLERIAAEIQVDITLA, encoded by the coding sequence ATGACTACTCTGATCCTCACCGTCGCCGGCGCGGACCGCCCGGGCCTCGTCGCCGCCGTCGCCGATGTCGTCGATGCGCACGGCGGCAACTGGGAGAACAGTTCCCTGGCCGAACTCGCCGGCACGTTCGCCGGAGTCATCGAGGTGTCGGTCGCCGACGACCGCGCGGCCGAACTGCAGACCGCGCTGCGCACTCTGCAGGGTCAGGGCCTGCTGACCCTCGCCGTCCTCACCGGCAGCGCTGCCGCCGACCCCGAAGACGAGCAGCTCCTGTCGATCCAGGTGCTCGGCAACGACCGCCACGGCATCGTCCGCGAGATCTCGACGGTGTTGAGTGCGCACGCCCTGAGCATCGAGGAGCTGGCGACCGAGACTCGCGACGCCGCGATGGCCGGCGGCCGCCTGTTCGAGGCATCGGTGACCGCACGCGTTCCGGCATCCGTCGATCTCGACGCCCTCCGCGCCGACCTCGAGCGGATCGCCGCCGAGATCCAGGTCGACATCACCCTCGCCTGA
- a CDS encoding PLP-dependent cysteine synthase family protein produces the protein MTSWTSTAIALLEADANRSADTHLHLFPLPPEWGIDLYLKDESVHPTGSLKHRLARSLILYGLVNGRIHEDTTLVESSSGSTAVSEAYFARMLGLPFVTVVPRSTSQEKIDLIEFYGGRCHFVDSAEDMSPEAQRLASDCHGHYLDQFTFAERATDWRGNNNIAESVFSQLAQERHPIPRWIVVGAGTGGTSATFGRYVRFRRHETQIAVVDPEGSAFYDGWAGTVDPPAGRPSRIEGIGRPRLEASFVPSVIDEMIRVPDAGSVAAIRVLRDRTLHWAGGSTGTNLYGAFQLIARMRAAGETGSVVTLICDSGIRYAGTYYSDEWVAAQGWDLAPHRARLEHFLATGIWAE, from the coding sequence GTGACCTCCTGGACCAGCACCGCGATCGCCCTGCTGGAAGCCGACGCCAATCGCAGCGCGGACACGCACCTGCACCTGTTCCCGCTTCCGCCCGAGTGGGGCATCGACCTGTACTTGAAGGACGAGTCGGTGCATCCGACCGGCTCGCTCAAGCACCGCCTCGCGCGGTCGCTCATCCTGTACGGGCTGGTCAACGGCCGTATCCACGAGGACACCACGCTGGTCGAATCGTCGAGCGGATCGACGGCTGTCTCCGAGGCGTACTTCGCGCGGATGCTCGGCCTGCCGTTCGTGACGGTCGTGCCGCGTTCGACCAGCCAGGAGAAGATCGACCTCATCGAGTTCTATGGCGGACGCTGCCACTTCGTCGACAGTGCGGAGGACATGTCGCCGGAGGCGCAGCGGCTGGCCTCGGACTGCCACGGCCACTACCTCGACCAGTTCACGTTCGCGGAGCGCGCGACCGACTGGCGCGGCAACAACAACATCGCGGAGAGCGTGTTCAGCCAGTTGGCGCAGGAGCGGCATCCGATCCCCCGCTGGATCGTCGTGGGCGCCGGCACCGGTGGCACGAGTGCGACGTTCGGCCGCTATGTGAGATTCCGCCGCCACGAGACGCAGATCGCGGTCGTCGATCCGGAAGGGTCCGCGTTCTACGACGGCTGGGCCGGCACTGTCGACCCGCCCGCCGGGCGTCCGAGCCGCATCGAGGGCATCGGCCGCCCGCGCCTCGAGGCCTCGTTCGTGCCGAGCGTGATCGACGAGATGATCCGCGTGCCGGATGCCGGATCCGTCGCCGCGATCCGCGTGCTGCGCGACCGCACCCTGCACTGGGCCGGCGGCTCGACCGGCACCAACCTCTACGGCGCGTTCCAGCTCATCGCACGCATGCGCGCCGCGGGTGAGACCGGCAGCGTCGTGACACTGATCTGCGACAGCGGCATCCGCTACGCCGGCACGTACTACTCGGATGAGTGGGTCGCAGCGCAAGGCTGGGACCTCGCCCCGCACCGCGCGCGGTTGGAGCACTTCCTCGCGACGGGCATCTGGGCCGAATAG
- a CDS encoding cytoplasmic protein: MITDDPTLTNPDHYRTLWENEHVRVLEYTDLPGDKTTPHDHPNSVMVTLSDFSRRLSAGERTFDTSLPSGQAVWLPAQRHSGENTGTTPTHTILIELRGAAAGEQTTGTLGPERPA; the protein is encoded by the coding sequence ATGATCACCGACGATCCCACTCTGACCAACCCCGATCACTACCGCACCCTCTGGGAGAACGAGCACGTGCGCGTGCTCGAGTACACCGATCTGCCCGGCGACAAGACGACGCCGCACGACCACCCGAACAGTGTGATGGTCACGCTCAGCGACTTCTCCCGTCGACTCAGCGCCGGTGAGCGGACTTTCGACACGTCCTTGCCTTCGGGGCAGGCCGTGTGGTTACCGGCGCAGCGTCACTCCGGCGAGAACACCGGGACAACGCCGACGCATACGATCCTCATCGAGCTGCGGGGCGCGGCGGCGGGCGAGCAGACCACCGGAACCCTGGGGCCGGAGCGCCCGGCCTGA
- a CDS encoding FadR/GntR family transcriptional regulator, producing the protein MAVTDEAIQKIKAMIVSGELGPGDRLPPEKELSERLGLSRNSMREAVKALEVIRVLDVRRGDGTYVTSLEPHLLLEAISFVVDMHDDDSMLEIFAVRRMLESQATGLAATLGTSEAIDALSREVDSVDASVSIEKLVEHDIRFHRDIVAMSGNAYLASLIEHLSSQTVRARVWRGLTEGGVVERTLSEHRAIADAIAQHDSMLATSLVTAHIAGVERWLRQAATA; encoded by the coding sequence ATGGCAGTCACAGACGAGGCGATCCAGAAGATCAAGGCGATGATCGTGTCCGGTGAACTGGGTCCCGGCGACCGCCTGCCGCCCGAGAAGGAACTGTCGGAACGGCTCGGCCTCTCTCGCAACTCGATGCGCGAGGCGGTCAAGGCGCTCGAGGTCATCCGCGTGCTCGACGTGCGGCGCGGAGACGGCACCTATGTCACGAGCCTGGAGCCTCATCTGCTCCTCGAGGCGATCTCGTTCGTGGTCGACATGCACGACGACGACTCGATGCTCGAGATCTTCGCCGTGCGACGGATGCTGGAATCCCAGGCGACCGGTCTCGCCGCCACCCTCGGAACATCCGAGGCCATCGATGCGCTCTCCCGCGAGGTCGACAGCGTCGACGCCTCCGTCTCGATCGAGAAGCTGGTCGAGCACGACATCCGCTTCCACCGCGACATCGTCGCGATGTCCGGCAATGCCTACCTCGCCAGCCTGATCGAGCACCTGAGCAGTCAGACCGTCCGTGCGCGCGTCTGGCGAGGACTCACCGAGGGCGGCGTCGTCGAGCGGACACTGTCCGAGCACCGGGCCATCGCCGACGCGATCGCGCAGCACGACTCGATGCTGGCGACCTCGCTGGTCACCGCTCATATCGCCGGCGTCGAACGCTGGCTGCGGCAGGCCGCGACCGCGTGA
- a CDS encoding amidohydrolase, with protein MRVIDSHLHLWDPELLRYTWLEGPLAGRFSEVELEQARLNAASEEKAVFVQAECEEEQFLEEVAWVQSLSEVLGVTAIVAGARLDRGTDTTTHLEGLAAHPLVVGVRHILQGEPDGLAVSAAFITGAREVAARGWTFDACIRASQLPEIARLAGAIPELPIVLDHLGKPAVGTADAPLPPTPEWVRDLDELARHPNTFCKLSGLPAEAGGDWTPGQFEPFLDVAADAFGVERLMWGSDWPVSAIGPAEPGDLDALQDGSAAYQPTARSRWLDDVTAWARTRGHDIDAILWANADGFYRGADATDAERPPRRGIRGWLRGE; from the coding sequence ATGCGCGTAATCGATTCACATCTGCACCTCTGGGACCCGGAACTCCTGCGCTACACCTGGCTGGAAGGGCCGCTCGCCGGACGATTCTCCGAGGTCGAACTGGAGCAGGCCCGACTGAACGCCGCGTCCGAGGAGAAGGCCGTGTTCGTGCAGGCCGAGTGCGAGGAGGAGCAGTTCCTCGAGGAGGTGGCCTGGGTGCAGAGTCTGTCCGAGGTGCTGGGGGTGACCGCGATCGTCGCCGGCGCGCGGCTCGACCGCGGAACCGACACGACCACGCACCTCGAGGGACTCGCCGCGCATCCGCTCGTCGTCGGCGTGCGGCACATCCTGCAGGGCGAACCCGACGGACTCGCGGTCTCCGCGGCCTTCATCACCGGCGCACGCGAGGTCGCCGCCCGGGGATGGACGTTCGACGCCTGCATCCGCGCCTCGCAGCTGCCCGAGATCGCGCGGCTGGCCGGAGCAATCCCGGAACTGCCGATCGTGCTCGACCACCTCGGCAAGCCGGCGGTCGGAACGGCGGATGCTCCCCTCCCACCCACACCGGAGTGGGTGCGGGATCTCGACGAGCTCGCGCGGCATCCGAACACCTTCTGCAAGCTGTCGGGGTTGCCCGCCGAAGCCGGCGGCGACTGGACGCCCGGGCAGTTCGAGCCGTTCCTCGACGTGGCCGCCGACGCGTTCGGGGTGGAGCGGCTGATGTGGGGCAGCGATTGGCCCGTCTCGGCGATCGGGCCGGCGGAGCCCGGGGACCTCGACGCATTGCAGGACGGCTCCGCCGCCTACCAGCCGACCGCCCGCTCTCGGTGGCTCGACGACGTGACGGCCTGGGCGCGCACGCGGGGACACGACATCGACGCGATCCTGTGGGCCAACGCCGATGGGTTCTACCGCGGCGCGGATGCGACGGATGCCGAGCGGCCCCCGCGCCGCGGCATCCGGGGCTGGCTGCGCGGAGAGTAG
- a CDS encoding SDR family NAD(P)-dependent oxidoreductase, with protein MTETTPVPERAQRDEGQGPLQGLVAIVTGGASGIGAAIARRLHTDGAQIAVLDRDTSGADAAFAAFAADVSDRASVDAAVAAVAERFGRIDIVVNNAGVGAQGDITANDDDEWARVLSINVTGIARVTGAALPWLRKSPAAAVCNTASIGSTVGLQQRALYSASKGAVSALTRAMAADHLREGIRVNAVNPGTADTPWVGRLLDSAADPAAERAALEARQPHGRLVKPEEVAAAVAYLVSPEAGSTTGTFIEVDGGMVQLRIRPE; from the coding sequence ATGACCGAGACGACCCCGGTTCCTGAGCGAGCGCAGCGAGACGAAGGGCAGGGACCGCTTCAAGGGCTGGTCGCGATCGTGACCGGCGGAGCATCCGGCATCGGCGCCGCGATCGCGCGGCGTCTGCATACGGACGGCGCGCAGATCGCCGTCCTCGACCGCGACACCTCGGGGGCGGATGCCGCGTTCGCCGCATTCGCCGCCGACGTGTCGGATCGCGCCAGCGTGGATGCCGCCGTCGCCGCGGTCGCCGAGCGGTTCGGCCGAATCGACATCGTCGTCAACAACGCCGGCGTCGGCGCTCAGGGCGACATCACCGCGAACGACGACGACGAGTGGGCTCGCGTGCTCTCCATCAACGTCACCGGCATCGCGCGCGTCACCGGTGCGGCGCTGCCGTGGCTGCGGAAGTCACCGGCCGCCGCGGTCTGCAACACGGCATCCATCGGCTCCACCGTCGGGCTGCAGCAGCGCGCCCTGTACAGCGCCTCCAAGGGCGCGGTCTCCGCTCTGACCCGGGCGATGGCCGCCGATCACCTGCGCGAGGGCATCCGGGTGAACGCCGTCAACCCGGGCACGGCCGACACCCCGTGGGTCGGGCGGCTGCTGGATTCGGCAGCCGACCCCGCCGCCGAGCGCGCCGCGCTCGAGGCGAGGCAGCCGCACGGACGGCTGGTCAAGCCCGAGGAGGTCGCGGCGGCCGTCGCCTACCTCGTCTCGCCGGAGGCCGGTTCCACGACCGGCACCTTCATCGAGGTCGACGGCGGGATGGTGCAGCTGCGCATCCGCCCGGAGTGA
- a CDS encoding fumarylacetoacetate hydrolase family protein: MKFARLGTPGTEVPVLIEDDRYLDLRSVTSDVNGDFLAGDFVARVTAARDAGELPELEGAAALRIGAPIARPSAVICVGMNYAAHAAESGSEPPTIPIIFLKTPNTVVGPNDTVTIPRGSEKTDWEVELGIVIGARASYLDSPEESMAHVAGFVAANDVSERDFQMAVSGGQWSKGKIAAGFNPTGPWLVTPDEVDHRALGLRSFVNGEPRQDSNTSDMIFTVEHIVHHLSQYVVLEPGDLILTGTPQGVALSGNYPYLAAGDVVEIEIDGLGRQRQEFVAWEAQR, translated from the coding sequence ATGAAGTTCGCGCGGCTCGGCACCCCTGGGACCGAGGTCCCCGTCCTCATCGAGGACGATCGCTATCTCGACCTCCGCTCCGTGACATCCGATGTGAACGGTGATTTCCTCGCCGGTGACTTCGTCGCCCGCGTCACCGCCGCACGCGATGCCGGCGAGCTGCCCGAGCTGGAGGGTGCCGCGGCGCTCCGCATCGGTGCCCCGATCGCCCGGCCTAGCGCGGTGATCTGCGTCGGCATGAACTACGCCGCACACGCCGCCGAATCGGGTTCGGAGCCGCCGACCATCCCGATCATCTTCCTGAAGACGCCGAACACGGTGGTCGGCCCGAACGATACCGTCACGATCCCGCGCGGCAGTGAGAAGACCGACTGGGAGGTCGAGCTCGGCATCGTGATCGGCGCCCGCGCCTCGTACCTCGATTCCCCCGAGGAGTCGATGGCGCACGTGGCCGGGTTCGTGGCCGCCAACGACGTCTCGGAGCGCGACTTCCAGATGGCCGTCTCGGGCGGTCAGTGGTCGAAGGGCAAGATCGCCGCCGGTTTCAACCCCACCGGTCCCTGGCTGGTCACCCCCGACGAGGTCGATCACCGGGCGCTGGGCCTCCGGAGCTTCGTGAACGGCGAGCCGCGGCAGGACTCGAACACCAGCGACATGATCTTCACGGTCGAGCACATCGTGCACCACCTGTCGCAGTACGTGGTGCTCGAGCCGGGCGATCTGATCCTGACCGGCACGCCCCAGGGCGTCGCGCTGTCGGGCAACTACCCCTACCTCGCCGCCGGCGACGTGGTCGAGATCGAGATCGACGGCCTCGGCCGTCAACGACAGGAGTTCGTGGCATGGGAGGCACAGAGATGA